The genome window catgtctttacgGTGGGAaaccggaggaaacccacgtaAACACAGGGAGACCGCCACACTGAAAGGCCCCCAGAACCTTagacagaagtgctaaccactgagccaccgtgctgcctTGTTGATcagtgtaaaaatgtataaaacgttgtgtgtaaaatgttgatcagtgttttccaaagcccaagatgacgtcctcaaatgtcttgcttTGTCTACAACTCACAGATATTCACTTTACTGTCGTAGAGGAGTGAAggaactagaacatattcacatttaagaagctcaGAGAATTTTTTTACTcaattaaagcaattaaaagatTATCAAAACACTTGGTAATTAATTCAGTTGACGACAACTAATGGACATATCGATGAAtcgtggtgtgttttgtgtctaaCGAAGGTCACGGGAGACCTGGACGACTGTACTTGTGATGTGGAGACCATCGACGGCTTTAACAACGACCAGCTTTTCTCCAAACTTCAAACTCTTCTGGAGTCAGACTATTTCAGGTTCTACAAGGTAAAGCGACCTGatggataacacacacacacacacacacacacacacacacacacacacacacagtgcgtAAGATCAGCAATTCTTAACGACTcataacaaacacactcaaAGTAATTTGTAGTGCAACAGGACAAAACACAGGATAACATGTGACTTGATATGAAAACACTACAAGAAAGTATAAAACAGTAAACACATACATTTATACCATGGATGTAGGAGAGTGATGACGCTCAACTTCAGTTATCAGACAGTACGTTTGTCTTAAGTGACATCATCAATTCAAACTGAACTTTAATTTGGACAGCACcctcatttttataaaaacagggCAAACCGTAATTATTATGAATGAATAAGTCATGTAAGTGTCCACAGCCAGATGTTTCTGGAAGGTTCACTGGTGTCAGCTGGAGCGTGAGaaagaagattaaaaaataaaacaacggGACAATAATACATGCAATGTTTGGACTTGATCCTCCGCAGGTGAACCTGAACAAGGCGTGTCCGTTCTGGACGGTCCGCAGTCACTGTGGTCTGAAGGACTGTGCTGTGCAGCCGTGCTCCCCTGTGAgtacctcctctcctctcctctcctctcctctcctctcctctcccctcctctcctctcccctcctctcctctcccctcctctcctcttgccTACCTGCTTTAAACAAACCACTCACCTGTACTCACATCAGACTCACTAAAAAATCTGTGTGCCCACAGAACGACGTGCCAGAGGGGATCAGATCCTCCTCCCACAGCAAGGTGAGTCACGGTCAGGTGATCAGGAGTCACCAGTGTGGAATCTTGTTGAGTTCTATgttcattaacaaaaaaaaaaaatcagaaaggCCAGAGGACTTTCAAACTTTATCCTGAAAATGTACTTCCGCTTATCCAGTCTGCAGTGGCAATCTGTCCACAAATAATGCCACTGGATGAAATCTGAAGCCCTTTCCAACTCTTGTTGGTGCAAATAATGAGGTCCGCCGTCAAAATTTTAGgtaaaagcacacacaaaaagactgaCTTGAATGATTAAAAGCCGAGAACGAGGAGATCTTAAAACATtactctcacacagctgaggttgaaaaactgtgtggcttccTGGATCCAGATTCCCCTTCCCCGTCACCTGTGATTCCCTTTCTAATCTCCACTTAGCACCCACACACAGGTGCGCAGGTGACAGAACAAACAAACCATTCACGCAGACctaccgcacacacacacactactcacaTAACAACCGTAAATATCCAAATAGGCCATTACACAGTCTAAAAACAGCCTAATAACTCACCATGTTTGATGCATCTGACAGGTTAGGTGACATTCATTTCAAGCCCCGTACACGACTGTTTCTATGTCTAATCTGAGAAATGTGGGAAAAAGATAAATGAAGCAATGTTCATCACTCTCTCCCTTTACTTCCCCCTCACACAGACTGTATACCATCAAGCAGCCACTAATTTCCTATACAGTGCCAATTAGTTAGCCCTAAATTCCCTAATGTTTCAACCAGGTTTTGgcaatgtaattaaataaataactaatttaGGGATTCTAATAGCTTTAGGGATTTATAAGAGGTGACAATAAACgggattataaaaaataaacaagagtTTTGGCCCACTATAACACATTTTCGGATAATAACTATGTAATTCCGAAGAAACAAAGAGATTTAGGGGTTAAGaggcaatataaaaaaaagatataaaaaaaaagaagacatttgaaGAAATAAACTGGAGCTTTATTGCAAAGTCTGGTATCGCCACAAATACATATGGGGCTACTGCTGCTATACAGTAGATAAGGGATTTTAAGGCACTCTAACGAAATTGTTGTGGcagttgttgtgtgtgtgtgtggtgtgtgtgtgtggtggtgtgtgtgtgtgtgtgtgtgtgtgtgttgtgtgtgtgtgtgtgtgtgtgtgtgtgtgtgtgtgtgtgtgtgtgtgtgtgtgtagtattcAGCAGAATTAAACGAGCAGCCGGTTGAGTGTGAGCAGGCGGGGCATCTCGGAGCTGTAGATGTTTCTTTAAGGTGAGTCACAATAATACTGGATAAGATCACTGTTAAACATTGGATACTAACTATACTAATACTAAACTATACTTACTACTATTCTGGGTCATACTAGGTTTATGTGtaatataacaaataataattGAGCCAAACAGGCAAAGCTTGAACCGACAGACTTCTCTGTTTTCGTTTCCAGTGACGAGACCAGAGAGGCTCTGCTCAACTGGAGCAAACACGACGACGAGGCAGAGCGCTTCTGCGTGGTCGACGGTACGtttacataacataacatacaaCAACATGACATAAAcaaacttgtgttttttattcaatGCACACTAGACGTAGGGCTGCTCagttatggggggggggggggggggggggggatcataTCCATCcctctttgtccgcttatccggggTCGGGTCATCCCTGTAAAAATCATTCTCATGATTATTTTGTTCAATGTTGAAATCACGGTTACTTAAAACAATTAGTTgcaaagatgttgcaattaAGGAACTTAAACAACAGTGAAACAAAATCAActgtgaaaacaccttgaactatGAAATTTccgttaaaggtcccatggcatgaaaatgtcacttaatgaggttttttaacattaatagttcccccagcctgcctatggtcccccagtgactagaaatggtgataggtgtaaaccgagccctgggtatcctgctctgcctttgacaaaatgaaagctcagatgggccgatctggaatcttacatcttatgaggtcataaggggcaaggttacctccactttctctgctctgcccgcccagagaatttggcccccccatgagagagagacatcacggctttcaaacgagcaaagtggcattTGGTCAAGGCCGCATTATCACAAGATGTGAAAGATGCAagtttcttattattattcatacatttatatttataattaatattagtattttattGTACTGGTTTATTTGATAGGGACCTGGCATATTCATGAACATTGttgtataaaaaaacaccatgtaaatatgccagaatTAGTAAAAATAACTACTTTTCATCTGTAGTCcctaatattatattaatatagaTGGATTATTAAAACGCTACAAAAGTGTCTGCCAGTGTGTAAATATTCCTTCAGCTCGTTCTTTAGTTTTCTTTGGATGAGATCACATTtggctgaaaaaaatcagttctAGCGACTTCCAGCTGACTGTGGGACTTGTTGTTTCCCAGACGAGGAGTCACCGGACTCCCAGTATGTGGACCTGCTGCTGAACCCGGAGCGCTTCACGGCCTACAGAGGACCAGAGGCCTGGCAGATCTGGAACAGCATCTACGAGGAGAACTGCTTCAAGTAAACCCTCACATTATAGAACAATTACAGCGGAGATCAGAGGATGATCTTCAGctattttgttgcttttcagaTGACCTTTTCATCCccagatgtgttgatgttgaatgtttgtgataaactgaTTGTTGAGAAAATTCTCTTACTTCAGAACTGTACCGTCACAAATctgaaaacagggctgtttCATCATGACACCATGAAAAGTTGACTTTTTAGAGATACAGTACgtggttctcacaggacagTGACGTACAAACATATGATGATCTTATTAAGATAAGATACATTGTTGTAGATTAAGCTACCCAACGGTACATAAAGGAGTTAAAATGAGCACAACCATAAACATCTACAGCAGGGaaatgaaacataaaaacataaacactTTACTGCATTATAAATACCTTTacttttcatactttaagtaaatgttGTTGATTATACTTACATAAATTAACTTTACTTAAGCCAGCGTGGCTAAAAAGCATGTATGAATGTAAAACAGTGATGGTTGAGCGAGCTAGAGCATCAATTCTAGTTagtagtttattttgaacatgtaaaaaaataaaaaatatacacatacagtcaTGCATccatatttataattaaaatgacagataaataaggccATGTACTTCTCAGCATAATCTTCCAAAAATGATTGAAAGtaattcaaacaaaaatgaTAAATGATCAGAAAGAGCGCCGTACAAAGCACTACTCAGGGCAATAAAAGTCTCTTTTCTCAATGTTTCTCAGAGATTatgttttaaacacaaatacatccccccccccccccccccccccccaaagggggCGTATTGTCAGATAAATAAGtgatcctgtctgtctctgtctgtctgagtcaGCTGTACTCCCAGTACACTGTTACAGTATTGTCTCGGGGTTACTGTACATGGGGCCCAGAAATGTCCCTAACACagcagaataaaaagaaaagacagaatcCAGGCAAGGGACAAGGTCTCTGCAGACACAGAGACCGCCACACAGTTCTAGTGGGATCATAAATGGTGATTAAGAGGGATTACTTTAGTATTATTGAGTAGTCTATGTTACCCTTTTTGCATCCAAAAGTCAAAAAGGCCTTTATTTGAAGCCCCGTACACTATTGCTTAAATGTCCAATCTGAGAAAAGTAAGAAGCAGAGTTCATCGTTCTGTCCCTTTACTTCCCCCTCACAGACCGTATACCATCAAGCGACCACTAATTCCCAACTTGTTCCACAGCAGCTCAGGAAGTGAAGGTAAGAGGTTACATCTCACCACTATTCACTTCATTTGGACTGTCAGTTTTGTTCCCCGAGTGTCTGACCACAGcattgtgttcatttatttacagCAAAGACCTTCTACAGCTGGCTGGAAGGTGAGCTGACATttcacctgcagagagacaaagTTGTTCTATTGTTTTCTTAAACTCTCGTCTCTGagtgttttgtctttgtctcccaGGTCAGTGTGTAGAGAAGAGGGCTTTCTACCGGCTCATCTCCGGGCTCCACGCCAGCATCAACATACACCTGAGCGCCAGATACCTCTTGGATGGTGAGACCCTCGAACACTCGCACAGACCCTCAGCCATtatgttagcttagcttagcttagcttagcttagcatgaagactgaaAGCAGGGGGAAACGGCTAGCCTTGCTCTGTCCAAAGTGGAATAAAAATATTGTGTATCTGGTTTCTTTAgtgcacaaacaaacagaaatttaaaaatgacacAAGTGTGACATTCTGAAAACGTTAACGGACTTATCCTGGACACCAGCAGGGACGTTCTCCGAGCGTTCTGGGAAcgtaaaatatttataaaaaaagtcaatttattACCTTGAATGAAATGAGAATTTTGTCTGGATTTGAAAATTTTTGGAAACATTTGTGATTTATGTAAGTACCCCACTCAAAAAAATACACACCATATATAGGTAGTCGTTTTTAGATATTTTCTTTAGGCGGAAAAGTTACATATTATACCTTTTAAGTAACTGTCCTGTCAGCGCTGATTTTCCTtagctgtgttaaaaaaaataatcgattcttagatgcacTGCAATTCTCTCTAGAATGATTTGATGcttgattctgataagttaataatgtataaaaaagtgttgatatttttatttaaaagttactgtgtCCGGACATGTACAtatcagaaaacagagagacTGAAAGAGGATAATGGACAACTTGAAggaacaacttagagtttaggcaagagtgaagaaaacacactaaaatggccaaaaggaaaacatttagttttgtatatatacacatgatctaataagacatacgtaacataattaggcaaaacacatgaaggctgttcatctactttatttcattacatgtgaccacctcatgtttcatgttctccacctttaaacatgactgagcctctgacgtGGAAGATCCCTGTGAGAGAAGGGGACTTTCACAGTCATGTTTAAGGCTGAAGCGTGGAATGACCACACAATAAAAGCCTCAGTAGACTTTATGTGTGacaaatatgtcaaaatataaGCTTTGTCCAGCTGCTTTGTCTAGAAAGTGATTAGCAAACTCTTGAGTAACAACTCAGATTTAcatgtatgtttttaaaatcGCCCATGGTAACGTACATAACAAATTGTTGCATTGAGATGCATAGATAATCGTTTTAGAATCGAATTGTGAGGTGTCAAGAGGTTCCCACCCTTGTTCTTTACTCCTAaccatatctctctctctctctctctctctctctctctctctctctctctctctctctctctctctctctctctctctctctctctctctctctctctgctaacCCTTTCCTTCCTCAGACAGCTGGTTTCAGAAGAAGTGGGGTCACAACGTGACCGAGTTCAGGCAGCGTTTTGATTCGGAGCTGACGGCCGGCGAGGGCCCCAAGAGGCTCCGCAACCTCTACTTCCTGTTTCTGATCGAGCTGCGAGCGCTGGCCAAAGCGCTGCCTGTCTTCCAGCAGCCTTCCTTCCACCTGTACACCGGCAGACCGGAGGAGGACCGCAGACACAAAGAGCTGCTGCTGCACATCCTGCAGCTGGCCCGGTCAGTCGGACACTAGTCTATATCAGCattatatattctatatttcaTTTACGGGATTGTTCTGCCCGGAGGTTCTGCTGAACGTCCCTCAtttttcggccagatgtcccttaccttccactttctttctgTTGGCATTCTTAAGTCTGGTCAATTTGGGAAAAATCCTCCAAGGTAGAACCGACAAATTATACTATAAACtagaacaggggtcttcaacgttttccaggccaaggacccccaaactgatggcgagatggagcggggacccctaattatatatattgtataacattgtgttatatcaaactggtcctatagtgccatgtgtgcattgatgactgaaagacatcttctgcctccatttatctgtttactacagtgtgttgaattcatgttaatgtgtatttaaagacattcaattggaaaaaattgcaggggggggcgggaatattaaaaaaagtctaatcaaccaaaactttcgtaACCcgcatgcagtacctccgcggaccccctgttgaagacccctgtacTATAACATGTCTGTTatacgtcttttttttttttcaagtaaaaTTCTCATCACAGGTTcgacagccattttaattccagagcaCGCCTGCCtacgtgcacatgttccactGAAACCAGTTCCaacccgaggctattttgccgAAGCACCGTCATTGTGTCGGCcgtttagcgccgcccaagacaattgtgattggtttgaagaagtgccaatgaaccagagcgcGTTTTTCTCCCACCCCGGATGGTttttggactagccagaccttccccctcagcgctgtggaggaaggtctggcaaagcgagactagtctGACGCTGATACCAGAACAGCTCCAGATTTAATATAGTTTACGTTTTCACTTTTGCAATTTCCTCATACATGGtaaatgttcatttttgttttatttacttttcacttttttcattaattttgttcattccatttttatttttttattttttaggcattttatttatttattattttttattagcaTAGTTATATATTAGGAGATaacaggcacaggctaattactgctaactaacatgctagttaacgatAGTAATTAAACCTGAACAGCTGacgtaagtccaaactgtctgcgtgcttctcctgacaatacggtaatttgtcgactatgcgacagtaagtcgcgtggttatgacacaatcgttagcctatttttacaaaaacatctactacggagccataacgtgagctacaaggtaacggagcctttttatacattgtcgtgtttctttagaaataaacaacggacaaatagagtcttaaAATGCTTCAGATGGAAAGTtcttcactgtcaaagtggcgccaaaatgaaNNNNNNNNNNtgggatgctaacggcaggtgatggcttcatagcattaaaatggcgccaagggagctacgcttagagaggagaggcttacccccttggttttTTTGCAAGTTATTTCCCCATTTGTTTTAGTTTCCTGTAAGATCTTTTCTGAATAGTTAACTTTATGGAGACACTAGTGGTGGGAGCAGCTTATAGACGACGTCTAATGACATTTCTTCACTTCTCATTGGTGTAGTTTCTTGTGCTGCTGTCATCTTCATTATATGACTTGACTTTCCTCTTCCAGATCTTTCCCTCTACACTTTGATGAGCGGTCTCTGTTTGCTGGGGATGAAAAAGAGGCAGCCAAACTGAAGGTTTGTCAATCATTAAACTGCAGAAATAAAAGTAAAGGACAGATTAATTACTTCTTATATTCAAGGAGAATTCAGCTGAATTTATCAAGCGAGAAGAATACTTATGTTTTATGACAGACATGGACAGCAGGGCTTTGTGGACATGATGCGACTGTTAAAGCTCATATCATTTAAAATGAGACTCCTCTTGTACCTTTTTTCACTAAACAAGAGAAAGATAGCTATCTAAATGACTACTTCACTCCCTAATTGAAAGTCAGTCATTTACTCCCCCCAGTTGAAACTCTTATTTTTGTGCTGAAGTTAAAAAACAGAGTGCCGGGCGCCCGGGTTGTTGGTGGAGCGCGCGCCCATGTGTAAAGGTTTGCTccttgactccgacctgcggccctttgctgcatgttgttcctttctctctctctctctctctctctctctctctctctctctctctctctctctctctctccccctctctcccttttcagcTGTGCTGTCTAATTAAAGgactaaaatgccccaaaaaaatcttttaaaaacccCACAGTGCTTCCTCAACCTCCTCCCAAATACTGACTTTGATGTTTGGAGCAAATGACTCCAACACGTCTGATAGATATAGATTCAGCAGCTCAGAGAAATGTAATGTGTTGATTGCTTAGACGTGTAAAAGATTTGTCAAAATAGAGCGTTTTGattttggtgttttgtgtgaTTCAGTAAACGAATTTGAGTTGAACTGCACTTGTAACACACATAACTTAATATTGATTTAGGAAAGCCGTAAAATGACAAAGTACACTCAAGTctactttttaaagattattttttgggcattttaggcctttttttgacaggacagctgaagacgtgagaggggggggggtgacacacagcaaagggtcGGAGTTACTTCCATTActttgaggagtaaacctccatatatgggcgcctgctttaccaactgagccatctgAACGCCCGTCATGATCCAGTTTTAACGTGTTTCTGAGAGTGACATGAGTGTGTTTTCTTCAGGAGGACATCAGACTGGCCTTCCTCAACATCTCCAGGATCATGGACTGCGTGGGCTGCTTCAAGTGTCGACTGTGGGGGAAACTGCAGGCGAGTTATACTAATGGCGTTCAGTATGATCTGTGGGTGAATGTTAAACAATGCAGTCAAACCATCATGTGTATTGGGTTGTCGGATTTCATTGTGATTCCTCTTCtttgtctatctctctctcatcaccAGACTCAGGGATTAGGTACAGCGCTAAAGATTTTGTTTTCAGAGCGGCAGATTGAAGCTCTGCCGACGTCCAGCAGCAAGCGACCCAGTTTCCAGCTCAGCCGTCAGGAGATCTCCTCCCTGCTCAACGCCTTTGGAAGGtgacacatttcaaaatgatatCCTCAGAAAAACAGCCGTTAAAGGCAGTGAGAATACACTGTATATTGGAGCCTCTGATTTCTGTTGTTGTGTTCTTTGTACATAACACGTCTGTGTACACGCCTGGAGATGCTGTAACGTTTTCTTCACGAATCGTCCCGCAGGATTTCCACAAGCATCAGAGAGCTGAAAAACTTCCGATCTCTGCTAGCAGAGGAGCGGTGACGGTGGACACATCGACTCTCCTGCCTCAGTTCTgctaaaatgtcatttaaactTCCATCAGAGTTTAACTTCAGCTTTCAAGGTGAAGCAGTGGTGGAGGAACAGTGAAAATCCCAGCtccaagtaaaagtcctgcattcaaaatcttactTAATTAAAAGTACAACAGTATCAGCATCAGGTTTGGTATAGGAGAAGGCTTCCTGTATTCTTAATGagagtaacgttaacgttaatgATAGTTTGTtggtttttctttaatttttgatAATGGCATATTTTCCTTATATCGTGCAGCCTACTGTCAGTAACGTTAATTGTCCGTTTTTTTTGATATTCTGTGCTAAAAGCACAATTTAGTTCATGAAGCGCAGttcattctcattttca of Etheostoma spectabile isolate EspeVRDwgs_2016 chromosome 1, UIUC_Espe_1.0, whole genome shotgun sequence contains these proteins:
- the ero1a gene encoding ERO1-like protein alpha; translation: MKKLMVLVLLLQVSGCADSRCFCQVTGDLDDCTCDVETIDGFNNDQLFSKLQTLLESDYFRFYKVNLNKACPFWTVRSHCGLKDCAVQPCSPNDVPEGIRSSSHSKYSAELNEQPVECEQAGHLGAVDVSLSDETREALLNWSKHDDEAERFCVVDDEESPDSQYVDLLLNPERFTAYRGPEAWQIWNSIYEENCFKPYTIKRPLIPNLFHSSSGSEAKTFYSWLEGQCVEKRAFYRLISGLHASINIHLSARYLLDDSWFQKKWGHNVTEFRQRFDSELTAGEGPKRLRNLYFLFLIELRALAKALPVFQQPSFHLYTGRPEEDRRHKELLLHILQLARSFPLHFDERSLFAGDEKEAAKLKEDIRLAFLNISRIMDCVGCFKCRLWGKLQTQGLGTALKILFSERQIEALPTSSSKRPSFQLSRQEISSLLNAFGRISTSIRELKNFRSLLAEER